Sequence from the Kribbella aluminosa genome:
GGTTCCTGACCCGGCGGGCCGGTGGGGAGACGCCGAGTACGTCGGCGATCGGGTTCGGCATGGTGCTGCACACGCTGGCCGACGCGGTCGCGACCGGGACGCTGCCGCCGTCGGTCGACGAGCTGAACGGGTGGCTGGACAAGGTGTGGACGCAGCTCGAGTTCGAGTCGCCGTGGATCTCGGACCGGGAGCGGGCCGAGGCGGAGCTGGCGCTCCGGCGGTTCGTCGCCTGGCATCAGGGACGGCCGGATCGCACGCTGGTCGGCACCGAGGTGGACTTCGACGTACTGCTGCCGGACGAGGAGAATCCGTCGGTCCGGGTGAAGGGCCGGATGGACCGGGTCGAGACGGATCCGGAGGGTACGGTCCGGGTGGTCGACCTGAAGACCGGGCGGAACATCCCGACCAAGCCGGCGCTGGCGCGGCACGTGCAGCTGGCGATCTACCAGCGCGCGATCAACTCCCGCCAGCTGAAGAAGCTCGGCGAGAACGCGACCGCCGGCGGCGCCGAGCTGGTCCAGCTCCGCCACGACGACAACGGCGGCTTCCCGAAGGTCCAGCACCAGGGCCCACTGGACGCCGACGAGGACGGCAGGACCTGGCTCGACGAGGCGATCGATGATGCCGAGAAGCTGATCCGCTCCGAAGATTTCGTCGCCACCCGCAACGACGGCTGCGCCCGCTGCGAAGCCCGCGCGCTCTGCCCGATCCAGCCCGAAGGCCGGGAGATCGTGTGATGAGCGCGGTCGTCGGTGCCCAGGTGCTGGGGGCGTGCACCCCCTGCGGGGGCCAGGGACAGGAAATCGCGTGTCTCCGGTCCCCAGTTCCTGTGCAAGGGTCCAGTTGGTGGTTGGTTCGGGAGGGGGCGCGGTGACGCGGGTCGAGCTGAGGTCCACGTCGGAGCTGTGCGATCTGCTGGGGATTCCGTTCTCGGATCAGCAGCTGGCTGCTATTACCGCTCCGTTGGCGCCGGGCGTGATCGTGGCCGGCGCGGGGTCGGGGAAGACGACCGCGATGGCGGCGCGGGTGGTGTGGCTGATCTGTACGGGGCAGGTGCAGCCGGAGGAAGTGCTCGGGCTGACCTTCACTAAGAAGGCGGCGAACGAGCTCGACGTCCGGATCCGCGAGGACCTGACCAAGGCGGGCGTACTCGGCTCGACGCTGCCCAAGGAGCAGTACCCGATCCTCGCCGCGCACCTGCGCAGCAACATCCCGAACTGGGAGCCCGAGGAGCCGGGCGAGCCGGTCGTCTCGACGTACCACGCCTTCGCGGGCACGCTGATCGCCGAGCACGGGCTGCGGCTCGGCCTCGAGCCGGACTCGCGGGTGCTCGCGGACGCCACCCGGTTCCAGCTCGCCGGTCGCGTCGTACGCCGGTCCGCCGGGCCGATCCGGTTCGCGTCCCACCATGTGCCGACGCTCGTCAACAGCCTGCTCGCCCTCGACGGTGAGCTCGCCGACCACCTGCTCCGTCCGGACGACATCCGCGAGCACGACGACGCCGTACGGCTGGAGGTCGCCGCCGCGCGGAAGCAGACTGTCGAAGTACGCAAGCTCGCCGAGACCGCGTTGAAGCGTGGGGAGATCCTGCAGCTCGTCGAGGAGTACCAGACGTACAAGGGGGAGCGCGGCGTCGTCGACTTCGCCGATCAGATGGCGCTCGGCGCGCGGCTGGCGGAGGAGTGCCCGGAGGTCGCGGCCGTCGAGCGCGCGCGGTACAAGGTGGTGCTGCTGGACGAGTACCAGGACACCTCCGTGTCGCAGCGGCGGATGCTCACCGCGTTGTTCGCCGCCGGTGACGGTCGCGGGCATCCGGTGACCGCGGTCGGCGACCCGTGCCAGGCGATCTACGGCTGGCGCGGCGCGTCCGTCGCGAACCTGGACGAGTTCCCGTCGCATTTCCCGCAGGCCGACGGCTCGCCGGCTTCGCGTTATGTGCTGAGTGTCAACCGCCGCTCCGGCAGCCGCATCCTCGCCGCCGCGAACCAGCACGCGGCCGAGCTGTACGAACGACACCCCGGCGTGATCCCGCTCGAGGCACCCGACAACGCCCCCGAGGGCGCGATCACCGTCGGACTGTTCGAGACGCGCTCGGAGGAGATCGAGTGGGTCGCGGACGCGATCGTCTCCGCCCACCGCACCCGCAACCGCCGCTGGAAGGACATCGGCGTCCTGATGCGGACGAACGTCGACCTCAGCGCGGTCCACGAGGCGCTGATCGCGCGCAAGGTCCCGGTCGAGGTCGTCGGCCTCGGCGGACTGCTCGCGCTGCCCGAGGTCGTCGACGTGGTCGCGACCCTGCAGGCCGTCAACGACCTCACTGCGAACGCCGCGATGCTGCGGATCCTGACCGGCCCGCGGTACCGGATCGGCCACCGCGATCTCGCCCTGCTCGCCAACCGCGCCCGGATGCTCGCCGACGCCGGCTCGCATCAGGCCGACGACCTGGTGTCCGCCCTGGATGCCGCCGTCGCCGGGATGGACTCGACCGAGGTCAGCTCGCTCGCCGAGGCCGTCGACGATCCGGGGCCGCTGGAGTACGCGCCGGAAGCCCTGGTGCGCTTCAAGGAACTGTCGACCGAGCTGCGCGAGCTGCGCGCGCATGCGGGCGAGCCGTTGCTGGATCTGGTCCGCCGGGTGATCAGCACGATCGGCCTCGACGTCGAGCTGACCGCGACCCCTGACCACGTCGACGCCGGCCGCCGCGACCACCTCGCCGCGTTCCTGGATGCGGTCGGCAACTTCGTGTCGACCGAGTCCGACGGTTCGCTCGACGGTCTGCTCGCGTACCTGGCCGCCGAGGAGGAGTACGCCGCCGGTCTCGATCTCGCCGTACCGAGCGAAGCCGATTCGGTGAAGCTGCTGACCACGCACCGGTCGAAGGGTCTCGAATGGCCGATCGTGTTCGTGCCGACGCTGGTGGCGAAGGTGTTCCCGTCGGACCGCGGCCGGGACAAGTGGACGACGAACGCGAAGGTGCTGCCGTGGCCGCTGCGCGGTGACGCGGACACGCTGCCGGACATCCACGACCTGACGAACGCCGGGCTCAAGGTGTTCGCCGACGAGTGCAAGGACATGAACGCGCTGGAGGAGCGCCGGCTCGGGTACGTCGCCTTCACACGCGCGAAGGAGTTGTTGGTCGCGACCGGTCACTGGTGGGGCCCGACGCAGAAGCGGCCGCGCGGACCCTCGTCGTACCTGTCGGCGTTGAAGCAGCACGCCGGCGAGCGCGTGGTGGCGTGGGCCGAGCAACCCGACCTGTCGGACGAGAACCCGGAGCTCGCCGAGCAGACCCAGGCGCCGTGGCCGGCGCCGTACGACCGGGACTCGTTCCAGCGCCGTCTCGACTCGGCCGCCCTGGTGCAGCAGGCGCGCGCCGAGGGGCCGTCGCCGGATGCCGAGGAGTCGCTGCTGCTCGACGAACAGGCGACGGTCGCGCGCTGGGACTCCGAGCTCGAGCGATTGTTGTCGGAGGCAAGGGAAAGCCGGAGCCGGAAGGCGTACGACGTGACGCTGCCGGTTGCGCTCTCCGCGACCCAGCTGATGCGACTCGCGAAGGACCCGAACGGCCTGGCCGCGGACCTCGCCCGCCCGATGCCCCGCAAACCCAACCGGGCGGCCCGTTTCGGCACCCGCTTCCACGCGTGGGTGGAGAGCTACTTCGGCCAGCAGCTACTGCTCGACCCCGACGACCTTCCCGGCGCCGCGGACGAGGACATCGTCGACGACACGGACCTCACCGACCTGATGGACGCCTTCCGCGACGGCCCCTTCGGCGACACCACGCCGTACGAGATCGAGGCCCCCTTCGCCCTGGCCCTCGACGGCCGGGTCATCCGCGGCCGCATCGACGCCGTCTACCAGGTAGTCCGCCCCGACGGCTCCCGCGGCTACGACGTCATCGACTGGAAAACCACCCGCGGCGAAACCGCCGACCCCCTCCAACTGGCCATCTACCGAGTCGCCTGGTCCGAACTCCTCAACATCCCCCTCACCCAAATCACCGCCGCCTTCTACTACGTCCGCACCGGCGACATAATCCGCCCCGACTCCCTCCCCGACAAACAACAACTCACCAACCTCCTGAACGGCTGACCTCGACCCGCACGGGATCAACCGTGCGCGTGGTCGACACGATGACCTCAACAGCAAGCGCCAACTCCTCGACCCACCGCGTCGTACTGTCCTCGTACGGCACACCAACAGATCTGGGACCACCGCGCACCTACGTCCGGGCCGCGTCGAGGCCAGCAGTCGTGAATGCACCGGGTCCGATCGGGACCCTGCACCAGGCGGAGACCGTCGCGGGAGGGCAGATGAGCATCTGCCCCAGGTTGCCCCGAGCGCCGGACTGCTCGCCGTGGTGAGTGGCTAGTGCAGTCGGAACAGGTCGGCCGGGACGATCCGCACCGGGAAGGGCATCGTCGCGTCGAAGATGTTCTCGCCGTGAACGACATCTCGCTCGACGTACGCACCGTCCATCAGTTCGAGCACGGTGAGGCTCTCTTTGTCCGGATCCAGGATCCAGTAGGAGCGAACGCCGGCCTGCTCGTAGACTCCCCCCTTCAGCAGGAGGTCGAGCATTCTCGAACTCGGGGAGAGAATCTCGACGGCGAGGAGCAGCGGCCTCTCGGCGTGCTGCGGATTTGTATCGCCTGGACCGCAAACCAGCACGTCAGGCTGCAACGAGCGCTCCGATGTCGGCTGGTAATCGAACGGTGCCTGGAAGATGTCCAGTCCGCCGGGCGACGCAAGTTTCAGCTGGAAGTGCAATTCTGCGGCAGCTCGCTGGTGGATCCGCGAGGGCCCGGGAGTCACGTACAGCCCACCATCGATGATCTCACGCCGCCTGCCGTCGTCGGGCGCGCTGTCGAGGTAGGCCAAGGTGTAGGGCCCCGACTCAAGTGGTTCCACGGACACAATGGTGCCTCCTTCTCGGTCACAGGACCAGCATGGCGCCGCGTGGTTGGTGGTTGGCGCCGTTTGGGCGATCTGCCCCGGGTTGCCCCGTGATCTGCCCCGTGATGCCCTGGTCTGGTCATTTGGTGAGGAGTGCGGGGATGAGAGTGATGGGAAAGGGGCGGGTGGTTTCGTGGGTCTCTTCGGACTGGATGACGGCTTGGCAGGTGTAGCCGGTGGGGGTTAGTTCGAGGACGGTCAGTTCTTGGCTGGTGGGGTCCAGGAGCCAGTAGGACGGGATCTGGTGGGTCTCGTAGAGGAGGCGTTTGAGGACTACGTCGGTGGTGCGGGTGGTGGGGGAGATGACCTCGACCGCAAGCACGGGTGGATCGGTGACGGGGGCGTTGCGGTGGCAGACCAGGAGGTCGGGGCGGAGGGTGGTGGTGGGGGTCGGGCGGAACGGGAGGGATCCGTCGGTCACCAGCAGGTGCGGTGGGCAGGCGTGTTTCAGCTGGACCATCAGGGCGATCACGGCCGCGTGGTGGGCGGGTGGTTGGGGTCCGGTGACCAGGAGGCGGCCGTCGACGATTTCGTAGCGGCGGCCGTCTCGGGTGGCTTCTGCTGTCGGCACCACACCAGCGTGGACTAGGTCGTCGTACCGCCGCTGGAGTTATCCACAGGGCAGTGGGTTGTCCAACGTGCCGACGAACTGCAAGGAGCCGGCGACGTCGGTCAGGTCGACCATCTGCTGGTTGTTGCGGAGCTGCAGCCGGTTGAGGCAGGAGAGTGCGAACGACGGTGCGAAGATGTCGTACTTCGCGAACGCCTCCGCCAGTTCGGGTGTCGCCGCCTGGTAGTCGCGGATCGACGACGCCACCACCGCCCAGAACTCGTCCACGGTCAGCACTCCCTCGCGGTCCAGCAGCGGCGCGAGGAACCGGAAGATGCAGTCGAAGACGTCGGTGAAGATCGACAGCAGCTTCTCGTCGTCCGGTACGTCGGCCCGCACCCGCTCCGCCTCGGCCGGTACCTCGGTCGACGGACTCAGTACGGCGATCTCCTCCGCGATGTCCTTCATCACGACCCGGATCGGGATCGCGTCCCGCAGTACCAGGATGAGGTTCTCCCCGTGCGGCATGAACACCAGCTCGTACGCGTAGAAGCTGTGCAGCAACGGGATCAGGTACGCGTCGACGTACGCCCGTACCCAGTCCGCCGGCGCCAACCCGGATGCGCGCACCAACGCGGCCGCCAACGAAGCACCATGCCGATCGACGTGCAGCAACGACGCCATCGTCGCCAGCCGTTCGCCGGGCTCCAGCGACGGCAGCGGGCTTTCCCGCCAGAGCGCAGACAGCATCTTCCGGTACGGCGACGTGGTGTCCGTCGCGTTCTCGTAGTACCGGTTGTGGTACCCGACCGCGGCGATCTCCCGCAGCACGCTGAACCCGTACCGCTTGAAAACAAGGTCGTTCGAGACGACCGCATGCACCCAGTCGTTGATCGCCGGCGTCGCGGCCATGTACGACGGCGACAGCCCGCGCATGAATCCCATGTTCAGCACCGACAACGCGGTCTTCACGTAGCACCGGGCCGGATCCGACCGGTTGAAGAACGTCCGGATCGACTGCTGCGGTTGATAGACATCCTCCGTCGATCCGAGATGAACGATATGCCGCAAAGCAATGTCGGCCGCGAACGTGATCGAGGTCTTGTTGTCCCACTGCCACGGATGAACGGGCATGTACACGTAGTCACCAGGATCGGCGGCCGCGGCGAACCGCGCAAGCACGTCCGCACCCAACTCCGACCGCTGCAACTCGTCGAACGTCAACGACGAGCTGCAGGACACCGTTGTCCGGTCCCGCCGGGTCGCGATCCACGTCAGCTGCACGCCCGCGCCGGTCTCGGGCGCATACGCGAGATAGTCCGACAGCCCGAACCCGAGCCGCCCGTTGTTCGCCACGAAACACGGATGCCCTTCGGTCATCGCGGCCTCGATCGTCTGGAAGTCCGCGCCGACCAGGTCCGCCGCGGTCAGATCGGGTTTCGACAACTTGTACGCCGCCGACGCCAGCGTGCTGCTGATCTCCTCCAGGTACACGGGCAGCATCTCGCGCCGGATCCCGAGCTCCTCATGGAACTCGGTGATGAACTCCAACGCATCCACGGGTAGCCCGTCGTCGCGCACCACCGAGGAGATGTCCCAATGATTCAAGGGATAACGCCGGGCCATGAAACGGAACCGGCCGACAACGTACTCATTGCCATCGGCAACAGGCGAGAGAATGCGTTCGTGCGTGAACTCCGCCAGCGCTTTCCGCACCAATGCCTCGTTGACCACGGACCACGTATCCATCAGCCGGCCTCGTTCATCCGCAGCGCGTCGGCGTACTGGTCCCGCGTGCAGAAACTCAACCACGCCTGCTTGTCCGGCAACGCCACGATGCTGTGCTTGCGGAATCCCATCCGCGCATTCAGCGCCTGGATCTTCGAGTTCCGTACGTCGGGTTCGACCACCACCCGATCCACCAGCGGATCGCTGAACAGGCTGTCCATGATCGTCTCGAACACCGCACCGGTGAATCCGGCGATCGGCGCGACCGGCGGCCCGACCAGTACGTGCATCCCGACATCGCCCGGCGCTACGTCGTACACCTGACCGACTGGGTCGTGCGCCGGCGCGTACCGCTCCATCAGGAACGCGGGCCGCCCGTCGTGCTCGCCGAGGAACGCGCGGTGATGCCCAGTCGCGGCGATCCGCTGGTACTCCGCGTGCACGTCGGCGACCGACGCGTTCAGCAGCCCCCAGTACCGCGCGTACGGCTGGGTGACCCAGCTGTGCAGCGTGCGTACGTCGGCGCCGAGGTCGAACGGCCGGAGGCTGAGGGTGCCGAGTCCGGCGACGAACCGCCGGTGCGTCGGCTCGGGCAGTGCTCTGGGCATAGCAACTCCAATGGGCGGCGGACTTAGCTAAGGCTTACCTTACTAAACGTCAGGGTGGATTCATCAAGTAGTCCGCGAGGCGGATGCGTCACACTGCGAGTCCTGCCTACCTTGGTGACATGTTGATCGCAGAGGACGTGCTGCTGCTCCTGTACGACGACCAGACCGGCAAGCCGATCACCGGATCCCCCGGGCTGGACTTCGCGCTGGCCGGAGCGGTGCTGATCGAGTTGACGCTGCAGCAGAAGCTGGACATCACCACGGAGGGCAAGGTCGGGCGGCTGCAGGTGCTGGACGGCGCCCCGACCGGTGACCCGATCCTGGACGAGCGCTTGTCGCACCTGGTCGACAAGCCGGGCAAGAAGCCCAAGGACCAGATCAAGCCGCTCTCCAAGCACCTGCGCGACCAGTTGCTCGCCAGGCTCGCCCAGAGAGGCGTACTCGAAGCAGAGCAGGGCAAGGTGCTCGGGCTGTTCCCCGTGACTCGCTGGCCGGCCAAGGATGCGCGGCACGAGCTGGAGGTGCGCGCTCAACTGGAGAGCGTGCTCACCCAGGGCCTGGCGCCCGACCAGCGCACCGCTGCGCTCATTGCCCTGCTCAGTGCGCTGAACGTCGTACCGAAGGTCATCACCGACTCGGTGGATACCCGTGCGCTCAAGCAGCGTGCAAAGGAGATCGCTGACTCCGACTGGGCGGCCGCTGCAGTCAAGAAGGCAGTCGCCGAGATGCAGGCCGCCGTAACAGCAGCCATCGTGGTTTCTGCAACCGCAGGAGCCTCAGCCAGCAGCTAGCCGGGCCTTGATGTCCGGCTTGACCACCTTGCCGACCTTGGAGCGTGGCAGGTCGGCCCAGACCAGGACCTCCTTCGGTGCCTTGACGCTGCCGATGCGGGCTTTCGCGAACGCGATCAGCTCGGCAGTGTCCACCGAAGCGCCCGGCTGCAGCTGTACGACGGCCACGACCCGCTCGCCCCACTTCTCGTCGGGCTGACCGATCACAGCACAGTCCTGGACGGCCGCGTGCGCCATCAGCGCCTGCTCGACCTCGGTGGAGTACACGTTGAAGCCGCCGGTGATGATCATGTCCTTCGCCCGGTCGACGATGTAGAGGTAGTTGTCGTCGTCCAGGTACCCGATGTCGCCGGTGTGGTGCCAGCCGTAGGCCGACGCGGCCGCCGTGGCGTCGGGGTCGTGGTAGTACCCCTTCATCACCAGCGATCCGCGGACCACGATCTCGCCGCGTTCGCCGTGCGGCAGCAGCGCGCCGTCCGCACCCATGATCGCGACGGTGACCAGTGGTGCCGGCCGCCCGGCCGACGAGAGCCGATCGAGGGCAATGCTGCCCGCGGCATCGAAGTGCGCGGCCGGCGGCAACATCGAGATCATCATCGGCGCCTCGGTCTGCCCGAACAGCTGCGCCATCACCGGACCGATCCGGCGCAGCGCCTCCTCGAGACGGGCGACCGACATCGGCGCAGCGCCGTACCAGAAGCACTGCAGCGACGAGAGGTCCGTGGAGTCGAGCTCAGGCGCCGCCAGCGCCATGTAGATCAGCGTCGGCGGCAGGAACGTGTGCGTCACCCTGTGCCGCGGTATCAGCTCCAGGAACGCATGCACGTCGGGAGCGCGCATGATCACGATCTCGCCGCCGGACGCGAGCACGGGGAAGCACAGCACGCCTGCTGCGTGCGTGAGCGGTGCCAGCGCCAGGTAGACAGGCCGCGCGCCGAACGGGTACCCCATGAGCGTCAGTGCGGTCATCGTCTCCAGGTTGGAGTTGCCGAGCATGACTCCCTTCGGGCGTCCCGTCGTACCTCCGGTGCCGACGATCATCGCCAGGTCGTCGGGGGAGGTCAGGTCAGGCGCCGGCTGGGACGCGCCCCCGCGGAACGCGTCCCAGCCGACAGTTCTCCGGCCAGCAGGGTGGGGGGTGAGGCCGGAGGTCTCTGCGTCGAGACACACGAAGGTGTGCACCTTCGGCAGTGCGTCCCGGATGCGGTCCACCAGCGGCGCGAACGCCGCCTGGTAGATCAGTACTTCGCAGTCGAACTGGTCGAGCAGCTCCCGGTTCTCGGCCGCCTCGTTGCGCGGGTTGATCGGGCACCAGACCGCACCGGCCCGGCTGATCCCGAACACGCAACTGAACGCCACCGGGTCGTTCGCCGACAGGATCGCGACCTTCCCGCCGGGCCGTACGCCGGTCGCCGCCAGCGCTCCCGCAACGACGTACGAGAGCTGCTGTACGTCGGCGTACGTGAGCGTCTCGCCGTCCGTGGTCAGACAGGCAGCGTCCGGCGCGAGCGAGGCGCCCTTGTCCAGGTACTCGACCAGTCGCATCAGCGTTGAACCGTGAGTTGCGGCTCCGACACCAGCCCGAAGCCCCGCAGTACCCCGAGCAGCTCGCGGTGACCGAAGGCCTGGCACCCACTCGCAAAGCCGACCCGCTTCGGTGGCGTCTGCAGCAGCGAGTACGCCGCGTACGCCTGGAGCAGGCCGGTCTGCTGGTAGTTGCTGTTGCCGTGGATGACACAGTGCGCCCGCCCGAGCGGCCCTGACGCGTGGACCGAGTCCAGCGACTTGTTGACGCGCGGGTTCTCCCGTGGCGGCATCTGGTTCGTCACCTGACGTGCTGTCTCGGTGAGAGCCGCGTTGCGGTCGTCGGGCGCCATGTCCTTCGTGGCTTCCAGTGCAGCCGCAACGATCTGCGGTACGCCGTTCATGAGCGCAGCGTTGAACACACCGCCCTGTGCCTTGCAGTTCGCGACCCGTGGATCCCGCTTGAACCAGACAGGGTGAGAGGTACCTCCCCAGGGCAGTGACAACGCCAGCTCGTGCTGCCCAGGTACGACGAGTGGTACTAGCCCCTGCTCCGGGAACTCGACGTACGCGTTCTGGTCGAGGTAGTGCGCCTTGGACGTCGCAGCGTTCACCAGGATCGTGCGGGTCGAGGCGATCGTCGGACTGCCTCCCCAGAACACTGCGATGTCGAGCGTGTCCAGCCCAGGCTCCTCCAGGCACAGCTGCGCAGCGATCTCACCAGTGGTGTACATCTGCGCGACACCAGGTGCCAGCAGTAGACCTGCTTCTGCGAACTGTGCTCCGTACTTCTCGTCGCAGGTGATCAGCCAGTCCTGCTCGCCGGAGGTGTCCGTGTAGTGCGCACCTGCTGCGAGAGCTGCCTCTACTGCAGCAGGGCCGAGCTCACTGAACGGGCCGACGGTGTTGAGCACCACCGAGGCGCCGTTGAACAGTTCTGTCAGCGCTGCGACGTCATGGTCGACAGCAGCGATCTCGTAGTCCGCGGTCTCGATGCCGGGGACGTTGGACTCCATCGACGCCTTCAGCTTGTCTTCACTACGCCCGGCTGCGACGAACGGCACGTGATAATGACGTAAGTACTCACAGACCAGGCGCCCGGTGTAGCCCGAGGCTCCGTACACAACCACAGGTTTCGTAGCCATCACATCCCCATTCCGCCGTCGACCGGCAGGCCGATGCCGGTGATGAACCGGGCCTCGTTCGACGCCAGGAAGACGACCGCGTCGGCCATGTCCGAGACCTCGCCGAGCCGGCCGGCCGGAGTCAGCCCGATGACCGCGGCGACCGCGGCGTCCGGCGATTCGAACAGCCCGAGCTGCGCCACGTCGTTCGCCAGCCCGGCGCCCATCGCGGTCGGCACCAGCCCGGGATAGATGCAGTTGACGCGTACGCCGTACCCGAGCTTGCCGGACTCCATCGCCGCGACCCGGGTGAGCCGGTCGACCGCGGACTTGGTCGCGGAGTACACCGCGATGCCGGGGAACGCGATCGTGGCCGCGACCGACGAGACGTTGATGATCGCGCCGCCCTGACCGGCGAGCCCTTCGGGCCGCATCGTGCGCAGGCCCCACTTGATGCCGAGCGTGGTGCCGAGCACGTTCACCTCGAGCATCTTGCGGATCTGGTCGGCGGTGACCTCGGTGAGCAGGCTGGTGATCTCCACCCCCGCGTTGTTCACCAGGATGTCCAGGCCGCCGAGGATGTCGTTCGCGGCGACCACCGCGTTCTCCCAGTCGCCGTCGTCGGTGATGTCGTGGGCGACGAAGCCGTTGCCGCCGCCGTACTCCTGGTCGAGTGCGTCGGCGACCGCCTTGCCGGCGTCCTTCTGGATGTCGCTGATCACGACTTTCGCGCCGGCCGCCGCGAGGGCTCGTGCCATGCCCTCGCCGAGACCCTGCGCGCCGCCGGTGACCAGGGCCTTGCGGCCGGAGAGATCGAGTGCGCCCATCTGAAGCTCCTTTGCTCGCACGGGTTGTTCACACTGTGCTCAGCCTTTTGACACTCGTCAAGACTTTGTTTGACAGTTGTCAAGAAAATTCGTCCGAGGGGACGCGCCCGGTCCGGCGCCGGGGTACTCTGACGCAACGACCCGAGAGTGAGGTGATTGCGATGGCGTCCACAGCCGAGGAGCGGCCCGCCCGCGTCTCCGGGATCGACAAGATCGAGCGCCGCCGCGTCGCGCTCGCGGAGTCCGCCCTGAAAACGCTCGGCGAGCTCGGGTACGCGCGTACCAGCCTGCGCGAGATCGCGAACAACTCCGAGTTCACGCACGGCGTCGTGCACTACTACTTCCGCGACAAGATCGACCTGATCAGCTACTGCGTGCGCTACTACAAGACCAAGTGCGCCCGGCGGTACGACGAGGTCGTGGAGACCGCGACGTCCGCGGAAGAGCTCGCGACCGGCTTCCTGGGCAAGATGACCCAGACGCTGGTCGAGGAGACCCCGATGCACAAGCTCTGGTACGACCTGCGCGCACAGAGCATGTTCGAGGACCAGCTCCGCCCGGACGTCGAGGAGATCGACAAGCTGCTCGAGGCGATGATCTGGCGGATCCTCTCCCGGTACGCCGACCTCACCGGCACGTCACCGTCCGTCGACGGGCCGACGGCGTACGCCCTGGTCGACGGCCTGTTCGAGCAGGCCGTCGTGGGCTACGCCGCCAACCCGGACAAGACCCCCGCACTGCTGACCGACCGCATCATGCAGGTCCTGCCGAAGCTGGTCGCGGCGTAGCTCCTACTCCGCTCCGCAGTCGACCTTGCAGAGGGTGTCGGTGAGGGTCAGGATCGCGCCGGGCTGGTCGGTGTCGGACTCTGTGGAGTACTCGACGGTCCAGGTGCCGGCGCTGGTCGTGCCGGCTGTTTTGCCGGACTGTTGCTTGAGCCAGTCGACGATCTGACCGCGTGGGTTCACATGCGCCAGCTCCAGCGCCTGTGGTGCGAAGGCGGTCAGTGCGGTGGCCGCCTCTCCTGCGGCGCCAGTTGCCTGCAAAGACAGCACTGCTGGGCGTGGCTGGGTGCCGAGCAGCACCTGTGCGGAGGTAGTGCCCTTGCTGCAGGTCTGGTACGCCTCGTCGGTGCTGCACTGGTACTGCTGGCCGGTGAACGCAGCCACGACCTGTGCCGGTGTGAGATCCGGCAGCTTTCCCTCTGGACCAGAGGGTGTGCTGTTGGCTTCAGCTGACGGTGCACTGGATGTACTCGGGCTGCTCCCCGACGCGGGCTGCTTGCTGCTGGAGCAGGCCGTCGTCCCGGCGAGCAGCACGGCGCAGGCGAGCGCTGCGCCGAGCCGGCGGTTCAGACCGGCACCTCGATCGCCGCGTCGAGCGCGATCGTGATCATCTCGGAGAACGTCGTCTGGCGTTCCTCCGCGGACGTCACCTCGTGCGTGATCAGGTGGTCCGACACGGTCATGATGCCGAGCGCGCGGCGGCCGAACTTCGCGGCCAGCGTGTAGAGCGCGGAGGCCTCCATCTCGATGCCGAGTACGCCGTACTCCGCGGTCCGCGAGACCAGGTCCGCGCGGTCGTTGTAGAACAG
This genomic interval carries:
- a CDS encoding GOLPH3/VPS74 family protein, with the protein product MLIAEDVLLLLYDDQTGKPITGSPGLDFALAGAVLIELTLQQKLDITTEGKVGRLQVLDGAPTGDPILDERLSHLVDKPGKKPKDQIKPLSKHLRDQLLARLAQRGVLEAEQGKVLGLFPVTRWPAKDARHELEVRAQLESVLTQGLAPDQRTAALIALLSALNVVPKVITDSVDTRALKQRAKEIADSDWAAAAVKKAVAEMQAAVTAAIVVSATAGASASS
- a CDS encoding TetR/AcrR family transcriptional regulator, encoding MASTAEERPARVSGIDKIERRRVALAESALKTLGELGYARTSLREIANNSEFTHGVVHYYFRDKIDLISYCVRYYKTKCARRYDEVVETATSAEELATGFLGKMTQTLVEETPMHKLWYDLRAQSMFEDQLRPDVEEIDKLLEAMIWRILSRYADLTGTSPSVDGPTAYALVDGLFEQAVVGYAANPDKTPALLTDRIMQVLPKLVAA
- a CDS encoding SDR family NAD(P)-dependent oxidoreductase; protein product: MGALDLSGRKALVTGGAQGLGEGMARALAAAGAKVVISDIQKDAGKAVADALDQEYGGGNGFVAHDITDDGDWENAVVAANDILGGLDILVNNAGVEITSLLTEVTADQIRKMLEVNVLGTTLGIKWGLRTMRPEGLAGQGGAIINVSSVAATIAFPGIAVYSATKSAVDRLTRVAAMESGKLGYGVRVNCIYPGLVPTAMGAGLANDVAQLGLFESPDAAVAAVIGLTPAGRLGEVSDMADAVVFLASNEARFITGIGLPVDGGMGM
- a CDS encoding AMP-binding protein; protein product: MRLVEYLDKGASLAPDAACLTTDGETLTYADVQQLSYVVAGALAATGVRPGGKVAILSANDPVAFSCVFGISRAGAVWCPINPRNEAAENRELLDQFDCEVLIYQAAFAPLVDRIRDALPKVHTFVCLDAETSGLTPHPAGRRTVGWDAFRGGASQPAPDLTSPDDLAMIVGTGGTTGRPKGVMLGNSNLETMTALTLMGYPFGARPVYLALAPLTHAAGVLCFPVLASGGEIVIMRAPDVHAFLELIPRHRVTHTFLPPTLIYMALAAPELDSTDLSSLQCFWYGAAPMSVARLEEALRRIGPVMAQLFGQTEAPMMISMLPPAAHFDAAGSIALDRLSSAGRPAPLVTVAIMGADGALLPHGERGEIVVRGSLVMKGYYHDPDATAAASAYGWHHTGDIGYLDDDNYLYIVDRAKDMIITGGFNVYSTEVEQALMAHAAVQDCAVIGQPDEKWGERVVAVVQLQPGASVDTAELIAFAKARIGSVKAPKEVLVWADLPRSKVGKVVKPDIKARLAAG
- a CDS encoding DUF5938 domain-containing protein, whose protein sequence is MATKPVVVYGASGYTGRLVCEYLRHYHVPFVAAGRSEDKLKASMESNVPGIETADYEIAAVDHDVAALTELFNGASVVLNTVGPFSELGPAAVEAALAAGAHYTDTSGEQDWLITCDEKYGAQFAEAGLLLAPGVAQMYTTGEIAAQLCLEEPGLDTLDIAVFWGGSPTIASTRTILVNAATSKAHYLDQNAYVEFPEQGLVPLVVPGQHELALSLPWGGTSHPVWFKRDPRVANCKAQGGVFNAALMNGVPQIVAAALEATKDMAPDDRNAALTETARQVTNQMPPRENPRVNKSLDSVHASGPLGRAHCVIHGNSNYQQTGLLQAYAAYSLLQTPPKRVGFASGCQAFGHRELLGVLRGFGLVSEPQLTVQR